The DNA region TAAACAAGTTGTTCATTATAAAAGTGCAGCAGCTCTATTTTTAAGAGATGGTATTCTATATTTTTACAGATATAAAAAGATGTAACCAATGCAAATGACCGAGATTTCAGAACATGGAGCACAAGTGGAACAAATGttcattatatattaaaaaataaggaCACCATGTAATGGACGCTGAACAAACATAAAATTCAAGGATATAAATCACATGAATGAGCAAAGATTTGGAACTTCTATCAATTaaactaagaaaaaaaaattacgtgAACAATGTGAAAGCATAGGAAGCACAAAAATCGTTGGACCAGATGAGGGAAAATAAAGCTAGTAGCTACCATGAtctgaaacaaacaaaaaacaaaaaactaccATATAAAGCTTTGGGTACCTAGCATAAACATCTTGAGAGTGGACTTTTCTATCGGTTAATATTTCATTTTGACGCATCAGAACTAGAGCTGTAATCTTCCaattataaacaaaaaaaagaaacacatCATATacatttgagatgagcttatcTGTTTCTACCAAATGCTTTCTTAGTCTCTTATTCTCTGACTGTTGAAATTCTAACAGGGGTGAAGTAAGACTAGTTGGCAGATTTGTAGCTCAAACCCTTTTTCACATTTCTAATTCTCCTTATGTCAccaggagtttttttttttttttgagagcaaaAAGGATTTATCCAAATTCAAAGGAAAGAACAATCCCAcaaaggaaggaaagaaaaaagaaaggcgCAAAACCAACCccaaagaacaaagaaaacacaacaGCAAGAAAACAAGACAAGCTCAAGCCAAAAAACCTACCCCACCACTAAGCACCCACAAGAGCCccaaaaccaaaaacaaaacccaagagCCAGGCACTAAACGCCTACAAGCCAACAGGCCAATTCTCTCTAAGCTCCTCTGCCAAACCACGAATAGCCTCCTTATCGCTTCCCGGAAACAGAACCCACAGATTTTCCCAATAACCAGGCCTTTGTAGCGCGAGTAAAGTAGCCTCCAGAAGAGGGAGCAGGAGCGGCGACGGGAGGAGGCATACCTGAACTTTCCAAGCTCTCTGATTTCTTAGGACGCCCTCGAGGCCTACAAGAGGTACATCAGAACCACTCTTCACCGAATGATTTTTCCTAGGACGACCACGGGGCCGCGGCTTCGGCGGAGAGAATGTCACCAGGAGTTGTGTCTACTTCAGTTCTGATGACTTTCTCAGTGCATGCGATCTTGGAGAAATTAGATGGCGAGAATTATTGCCATGGAAACAACTGAAACCTGTTACCAAAAGCAACATGCTTCACTATTTTATGGTAAATACTACTTTATTAGTATTTATTAGAGCTAGCCTCCAGTATAACTTCCTGTTTACTCCCTCTCTACTATATTTGTTACACTATTGTACACAACCAAACAATCAGAATTCAtttcctttcaaactctcaaCGTAATACCTCTTGAAGTCTAGTCGACATCAAGGCCCAATGAGGCATACATGATTTGGGAGCATTGACAAACAAGAACAAATGAAAAATCTAAATCAGTGCTAAAGACCATGATAAAGAGGAATAACCATGACCAAAAACCGGAAATCAGAAAACAATATccaaaaccaaaaaataaaagaagcaGAAATCTTTACTTTTAATTCAAGCTAAATAAATGTAAGTTGAAGAAGCATAATGAGCGGGGGTGGGGGGAAACATTTGTGAACAACTATCAATACCTTATAATGATTAAATACAAAATTTAACCAATTTTAATGGTTCTTTTCATATGTTTCAGATAAAACCATATTTACTAAGTGTGTATTTGGTCATATAATTGCTTCATGAGAAAAAGTAACATGAGCAATCTGACTTTGCAGTTAAACAGAAAATGGCAAGGGTCATTTGTGTAAAATTGCAACTTTTGTTTTCATTATAGGTATGCAATGATGAAAAATGTGAATAATATGATTCAGGAGTATGATAGAGAGCAGCTGAATTAATTACCAAAGCATGAGCCAAGCATGAAGCGAATAGAAGATATCTATCTTTATAGCAGAGCTTCTGAAATTCACAACAATACATTATACAAGAAACAGGGCACATATATTTTGTAATAGTAATCATTGGATTAGTTACCAATGGCTAAAGATTTAAGAGCATATCTCTGGAAGATCCTTCTTTTTAGAACAAATGCTGCCAATCCATGCAATAATAAGCCATCTAGGCCCTCCAAGTCAAGAACTTAAATTTACTTGCTAATTATCATAAGTATAGTGGAAGGAAGGAAGCTTCAGCCAGTGATTCTGATATACTCTTATGCAGCTTAGTAAGAAAATAGCAAGTTTAAAACaggtaaaaaaagaaaagggacAAAATGCATAATGCTACAAATTCTGATTCAGATACCGTTAAAAAGTACAAATATATGGAATCTAATCCATTTCCAAATGGCTTATTTTCACTATCGCCAAACTGTCAGTTTGGTCTTAATGAAAACCTGGTACGGGACGTATTTTATggatataataaattaattagaaCCTCCCTCCAAATTAATTTTACCATTGAATTGTGTGATTTGAATGAACAATCTTTATGCACCATATGAGAGCTGGTATAGCTGCATCAGGATTTACATTAGATGATGGCAGCACTTTTTTCATCAGTCAATAGTCGACACTATTACTAAAACAATAAACTTCATGTTTACTTTTTTGTTCCCATTCTTTAAAATATATACAAGAAATATACTGCAAAAGAAATATCAAGTTCTAACTTCTAGTATCTAATTTGGCGAATAAAATCAACTATAATCATGTCTGGTTCCAAATAATCATGCCTGTTTGAGCTTTGTTTTCAATCAGAAGCATTAACAATGAGCACTGACTGAAAAAAACCTCTTAAAGTAGATGTACATTGACAGTACATTGAGGAAAAACAATGATGGCTATTTGTGCGTCTATATAGGCAGCCTCCTTACATTGCATTTGGGATTGGTTGGTTCTATTGAATATGTGGCCTCCTAGTCACACTAAAGCAACTCCAACCACTGCAACAAAGCTTCTCTTACCAAAAGGATAGTTATATCAATACTCATAATGAACAAATCAATCATTGTTATTGTTACAATATCAAAATGTACCTGACAAGTAAGAACACATGGTTTTTAGCTATGGAGAAAGTGAGCCCATTGTGTAGTCCATCATCCTTTTCCATGTGTATCTAAATTTTTTCCAGTAGACCTCTAGCAATCATTTCACGAAGAAGTTTCTCAGCCTTGTCATTCTCACCTTTTTCAAAGAGTGAACGGATAATAGATTCAAAAGTTATAGCATTAGGAGTACAACCCTCAATTTCCATTTTTGACAGCAAGGCCAACGCTTCATCAAACAAGCCTTCTTTACAAAGTCCATTGATCATAACAGTATATGTATGGACAGTTATATGATAGCCTTTTATCAAAAGATCATGAAAAATCTCTTGCGCATCCTTAAGTCTTCCAGCTTTGCATAGTCCATCCATAAGTATATTGTATGTGCATAAATCTGGCTGAACACCCTGGTCTTTAATTTTCTTGATCAATGCAATTGCTTTGTCAACATGATGGCTCTTGCATAAAGCATCCAATAAAGAATTATAGGTGATTATATTGGCTGGTTGACCCTTCACATGCATCTCATCAAGAAGCTCCCAAGCATGAGAGACTCTCCCCGTTTTGCATAAACCATCAATAAGAGAACTGTAGGTCACTGTATTAGGAATAATCTTTTTGCAATCCATTTCTGCAAGGAGATTCAAGGCTTCATCCACCATTTTAATCTTACACAATCCATTAATCATAATAGAGTAGCTCTGAACATTAGGAGTCACTCCCCACCGAGCCATAGCATTGAATACATCCCGGGCTTTACTCACTTCATTAACTAAGCAGTATCCATCCATCAAGGAACTATAAGTAACAACATCAGGTTTCAGACCTTGTTTAATCATCACAGCTAACACATTTTTAGCTTCTTTCACCTTCCCTTCCTTACATAAAGCATCGACCAATATACTAAAAGTATAAACATCCGGGTCTATGTTTTTCGTTGGCATTTCATGTAACAAAGCATTTGCTTGTTTCAATTGACCAACAATGCAAAAGCCATATATTAAAGCACTGTACGTGACTACATTAGGAGATATTCCCTTGGCAAGCATTTCAGAATATAAATTGCAAGCATGACTTACAAGTTTATCTTTACACAGGCTATCGATGATTGTGCTGTACATTACCACATCAGGTTTAATCCCTCGCCCTTGAATCCGCCTAAGCAACTCCAAAGCAGCTCTGGTTTCCCCTATTTTACATAGCCCATTGATCAAGGTTCCGTAACTGACTTGATCCAACCGAAATCCCTGTGCTATCACATCGTCATGAAATTGGAGGGCTCGCTGAACCTTGCCACTAAGACAGAGACCTTTGATAAGAGTAGTGAAGGTGATGGTATCAGGCTGATAACCACTCTTGAGAATTCTGGCGAGTACAGAAAAAGCAGAATTGATTTGACCTAGGTGGCAGTAGCAATTGATCAAGATGTTCATAGTAACAAGGCTTGGCTTGATTCCAGTGAACTCCATCTGGTGAGAAAGCGAGATAGCGGTGGAGTAATGCTTCTTGGTCTTAACAAGGGAAGTTAAAATCTTGTTAAATTCAACGATGGAAGGGGTAGTAGGACACATTCGGAGTAAGCGATTGAAGTGTGAGATGGCATCACCAGGATTGTGAAAGGAAGAATGAAagcgagagtgagagtgagagtgagagtgagagtgagagtgaaagGAACGAAGAAAAGAGGGATTAGGAAGAAAGGGAAACCTCATCAACCTCAGAATGAACATTGTTCCACTGGAAAGAAAGAAGGAAGGAAGATTTTGTTAAATGTTAAGGCTTATAATAATTTGttttggtccctgacatttgTTTATTGTGATTTTGGTCACTGCTTTTAGAAATAACTTTAGCTTTAGTCCCATTGTATAGTATCACAACGTTATATGTTGAGTTGATGTAGCTAACAGGGGCCATGTCACCACTCCCACTCTTCAAAGTATTCACTAAATGTTAAATGTTGAAGTATCACTGTACAGTAAGGGACTCCATTCTCTCAAGGCAAGTTAAATTTGATATAGTGAGCGTCGGAAATTAGTATCATACTATCATACCATAACTGCTGATTGCGAGAatatttttgaaagaaaaaaacttgccatagatttgatttaaaaataattgtACCATATATAATTACTCTATACGCGTAACAATGTCAATGTGATTCTTTATTTGTCATATCACCAATAAAAAGTGTGATATTATAAAGCGGAGATCAAAATCAAACAAATCTATTTGTAAGAATTTAGAATTGAGATCGGACGGATAAGTATTAGATGATAGTCCAAATATGACAGAAACATTAGGGACAAAAGAACTCATTTAAGactgtttttaatattttttaatgagCATTTGATTTATGAGTTATGGCTTATGTTTTATGTTAAGTGcatattttgttttcattttctattttaatttccaaaaatagtcttcattttcaaatttttagaaTTTAGAAAACATATTTGTTTTGACTTTCTGTTTTATCACTACCATTGCAGTTGTTGTTGTCGCCCTCATCACAACCATTGTCACTGCCACCACCAAAGATGCTACTACCATTGTCACATTTGTCACCATCATCACCTCTACCTCGACAACcaccgccactaccaccaccatcagtGCTAACAGAACCACCACATTCGCAACCTCCATCGCCACCGGCACCGCCTTTCACCTCTCTGGTGGCGGCAGAGGAAGTGGAGGTGACGGTGGTGAAAATGACGACAGAGGCGATGGCGGCATTGTGGAGGCAATGACAATGATCATGGTAGCGGTGACTACGGCTGTGGCGATGAGGACATAGGTTGTGGTAACGGTGaagatggtggtggcagtggcagGATAGTGGTAGTGGCAATGATGATGACAActcgttttcattttcactGAAAAATGAAAACTTCTTTTCTATTTTCCTGTTTTAATCATATGTTCTAAATATCAAGCAAACATGTTTTCAGCTTTActttctattttttaaaatgagaGTAGTAAACAGGTAAAGCAAACGGGCCCTAAAATATCGTTTGTATTTCGGAAATTCCTTATTTCAAAAATGAAAGTTGTGgtatagagaaaaatataatTCAAGTAGAATATTTTCAATTACCGGAAACTATTCTCAACTATGTGAAAAATAGCACATTCCTTAAAACTAATTTCAGGAATGTAAAAAATTACATTTATGAAATTAGTTGAGAAATGCAACTTTCATCTGAGATAAAATTTCTAGAATTCAAAATTGCAtgcaatttgtttttttttttgctaaaacCAAGGTATCAACTGCTGATAGTAGTGACTAACTTTCTTGTTTCATATGCTTGCACTTAGTGGTAAACGTATCCCCGCTTCATTCTAATGgccaaaaaaattacatttctGAAATTAGTTTTCCAAATGTATTACTAGTTTCTGAAACCTTGTAAAGTTTACACGtcttaaaaatattttagggATATTTAAAAAAGATGGGCTAGTGACATTATGACATTCTCTTCATTGATCCAATGTCTCAAGTTTCAATATTTTCCATAGCTAAATCCGAGCGACAAGTTTTTTAATATCCATCAGTGTCCATACGAGTTTCACTGCCTGCAGTATCGATCAAGTCCCATCTTTCatctaaaaattcaaaatataccAAAACTATATGGACCAGTTAGGGAATTGAAAACAGACGATCCTCAAAGATTACAGGGTACAATAAAATGCCAAAGGGTACTGGTTGGCATGGAAGAAATGCAAATGTTGGCTGTTTGAAAATCATGTTAGATAAgcacttgatgatttgatgggcAAAATTGATTTGAGAGCCTAAACAACATTAAAAGTTTACTCTGTAAAGGAAATTACTTACATTAAATATCATTTCGGTTtgatttcaaggaccaaaaggcTTTATATAGTTGATAAGCTCCCATAAGCTCTTTCACCCTGTATTCAGCCCTAAATATATGGAATCGGTCCATTTTTCAAGTGGCTCAGTTTTATGATCACCATAATATtagtttgagtttttttttttgggaatgccaaatttatatatatatatatatatataataaagaaatgGAAAGCACCAGTGGTGCTAGGAAAAAGATACAAGAAAACAGGGGAAAATAAAAAGCACTAAAAAAGAGTAATGCGAGCTGCTAGAGGCATTATATATGCCATGCTCTTGACAGATCCACTAAACTAGAGAAGCCAAAGCAAGACTGCAGAGAGCCTTCTCTATCAGACCAACAATAACAGATAAAATGATCCCACCCTTCAATCCTCCAAATGAAAGCCACGCCTTCTTACTTCACAACAATAAGATTTGAGACAGAACCAATCTGAGAGGTATACTGAGCTGTCCAGAGCAATTGGCCCAGCCTTTCCTTAGATAATTCAGTTGATGCAGGGGTACAGTCCTGGCCTGAGAACAAAGCTACCAGGTTGTTCCCACCCCCAAGCACATTCTCGTATTTGCATACCAATCATATGAGGAGCAGCTAAATCCCTTTCTTTTGCATCTTCGCCATTTCCACGAACGGAATTTAATTAATTCTACCACCTTCTCTTCACTGATTGACCCTGAATTAAAAAGAATATCATTCCTATATATAGGATCTAATTTATGGATGTAAATTAAAAAGAATTAACATCTTCACCCTAATTTACATTTGTCCTCTCAACAAAGCCCTAGCTGATTAAAAACTAATTAAGTTCATGTAAGACAactatcattattttttttttaagcaaaagATATATATTATTGGATAGGTAAGTTTCATGACAAAAACTCTCTCACaaaaagacaaataaaaaaactcaaccAACAAAACCACCCAAAAAACCACACACCTAGTGAacgtgcctcattaaaaccttcataGGAAAAAccattgggataaaaacctaatgAAGGAAAAAAAGTACAAAATCCCCAAGAAGTGTCTTTGAAACCCTCTAAGCAAAAACCAATACAATAAATCATAAAATCTCAAATCTAACCAAATAAGTGTAAGTCATCACAACCAACAACCTGAaacctttgatttttccttctCCTCTTAGTGACTTTCTTAGGCCGACCTCTTTTTCTCCCAACAAAAAAACCTGGACCCTTAGAGGGCTCCTTCTCCACAGAAAGAAAACGGGAAAGAGACTCAAACCTTGAGAAAATCACAACAAGGAGTATCATTGAAACCCCGACAAAAAGAAAACCAAATGATACGCAAATCAATC from Lotus japonicus ecotype B-129 chromosome 2, LjGifu_v1.2 includes:
- the LOC130738330 gene encoding putative pentatricopeptide repeat-containing protein At1g12700, mitochondrial; amino-acid sequence: MFILRLMRFPFLPNPSFLRSFHSHSHSHSHSHSRFHSSFHNPGDAISHFNRLLRMCPTTPSIVEFNKILTSLVKTKKHYSTAISLSHQMEFTGIKPSLVTMNILINCYCHLGQINSAFSVLARILKSGYQPDTITFTTLIKGLCLSGKVQRALQFHDDVIAQGFRLDQVSYGTLINGLCKIGETRAALELLRRIQGRGIKPDVVMYSTIIDSLCKDKLVSHACNLYSEMLAKGISPNVVTYSALIYGFCIVGQLKQANALLHEMPTKNIDPDVYTFSILVDALCKEGKVKEAKNVLAVMIKQGLKPDVVTYSSLMDGYCLVNEVSKARDVFNAMARWGVTPNVQSYSIMINGLCKIKMVDEALNLLAEMDCKKIIPNTVTYSSLIDGLCKTGRVSHAWELLDEMHVKGQPANIITYNSLLDALCKSHHVDKAIALIKKIKDQGVQPDLCTYNILMDGLCKAGRLKDAQEIFHDLLIKGYHITVHTYTVMINGLCKEGLFDEALALLSKMEIEGCTPNAITFESIIRSLFEKGENDKAEKLLREMIARGLLEKI